From one Dermacentor silvarum isolate Dsil-2018 chromosome 3, BIME_Dsil_1.4, whole genome shotgun sequence genomic stretch:
- the LOC119444086 gene encoding uncharacterized protein LOC119444086, whose amino-acid sequence MHLGIKTGYLMLLFAVLVTGTRTEESVNRCHEDATSAKEVQTEEERGCRDRSHRDQNRFLANKHGAMQSGEVYPEEDRVLEQIFSMGRKVKPYIPFVNRRPRKERQGSTSCN is encoded by the exons ATGCATCTCGGAATAAAGACCGGTTACTTAATGCTACTCTTCGCAGTTCTTGTTACTG GAACGAGGACTGAGGAAAGTGTTAACAGGTGCCACGAAGATGCGACG AGCGCGAAAGAGGTGCAGACAGAAGAAGAACGGGGGTGCCGTGACCGATCACACCGTGACCAGAACCGCTTCCTggctaacaagcatggtgccatgcAATCTG GCGAAGTATACCCCGAAGAGGACCGGGTACTTGAACAGATCTTTTCTATGGGCAGGAAAGTGAAGCCGTATATCCCGTTCGTCAATCGACGACCGAGGAAAGAGCGTCAAGGAAGCACTTCGTGCAATTAG